One genomic region from Euzebya tangerina encodes:
- a CDS encoding oxidoreductase, whose translation MAEMTWTLADIPDQTGRVAVVTGANSGIGLITARELAIKGAHVVMGCRNLTKGESAVADIRAEAPSAALELVQLDLASLDSVRAFAAEVKGRHNRLDVLVNNAGIMMVPEGTTQDGFELQFGVNHLGHFALTGLLFDLLAETDGSRVVTVSSSAHAWGTFDAEDPMFQTSPYDKREAYGRSKLANLLFTYELQRRVEQAGLDGPAALAAHPGVAATNLGDHMLRGWYAKPVKLLMNVVFPSAVQGALPTLRAAVDPDAEAGEYYGPDGFQEARGKPVVVRSNRASRDETDARKLWEISEELTGVRFRGLEG comes from the coding sequence ATGGCTGAGATGACGTGGACGCTTGCCGACATCCCGGACCAGACGGGACGGGTGGCCGTGGTCACCGGGGCCAACAGCGGGATCGGCCTGATCACAGCCCGAGAGCTGGCCATCAAGGGGGCCCATGTGGTGATGGGCTGTCGGAATCTGACCAAGGGCGAGTCGGCCGTAGCGGACATTCGGGCGGAGGCGCCCTCAGCGGCCCTGGAGTTGGTGCAGCTCGATCTGGCGAGCCTGGACTCGGTCCGCGCATTCGCCGCAGAGGTCAAGGGGCGTCACAACCGGCTGGACGTCCTGGTGAACAACGCCGGGATCATGATGGTGCCGGAGGGGACGACGCAGGACGGGTTCGAGCTGCAGTTCGGCGTGAATCACCTGGGTCACTTCGCGTTGACCGGTCTGCTGTTCGATCTCCTCGCCGAGACCGATGGGAGTCGCGTGGTCACCGTGTCCAGCAGCGCCCATGCCTGGGGGACGTTCGACGCCGAGGACCCCATGTTCCAGACGTCCCCGTACGACAAGCGGGAGGCGTACGGCCGGTCGAAGCTCGCCAACCTGCTGTTCACCTACGAGTTGCAGCGTCGGGTCGAGCAGGCGGGGCTCGACGGACCGGCCGCGCTGGCCGCCCACCCCGGTGTGGCAGCCACCAACCTGGGTGACCACATGCTTCGGGGGTGGTACGCCAAGCCGGTGAAGCTCCTCATGAACGTGGTCTTCCCGTCCGCAGTGCAGGGTGCGTTGCCTACGCTGCGGGCAGCGGTCGATCCCGATGCCGAGGCCGGGGAGTACTACGGCCCTGATGGGTTCCAGGAGGCCCGGGGCAAACCCGTGGTGGTCCGCTCGAACCGGGCCTCGCGCGATGAGACGGATGCCCGGAAGCTCTGGGAGATCTCGGAGGAGTTGACCGGGGTGCGTTTCCGCGGCCTGGAGGGCTGA